The Streptomyces bacillaris sequence ATCGTCGAGGCGCTGGGCAAGGCCACGGACACCCCGCTGGACTGCCACCTCATGATCGAGGACCCCGACCGCTGGGCCCCGCAGTATGTGGAGGCGGGCGCCGGTTCGGTCACCTTCCACGCCGAGGCCGCCGCGGCGCCGGTGCGCCTGGCGCGGGAGATCCGGGCGAAGGGGGCGCGGGCGTCGATGGCGCTCAAGCCCGCCACGCCCATCGAGCCGTACGAGGACCTGCTCCCCGAGCTGGACATGCTGCTGATCATGACCGTCGAGCCGGGCTTCGGTGGCCAGGCCTTCCTGGACATCATGCTGCCGAAGATCCGCCGCACCCGGGAGCTGATCAGCAAGCACGGTCTGGAGCTGTGGCTCCAGGTCGACGGCGGGGTCTCGGCGACCACGATCGAGCGGTGCGCCGAGGCGGGCGCCGACGTCTTCGTCGCGGGATCGGCGGTCTACGGGGCGGACGACCCGGCGGGCGCGGTGCGAGGTCTGCGGGCCCAGGCGGAGGCGGCCACGGCCGCCGCGCCCTGGGCATGCGGCCACTGAACAAAGGGCAGATGAACGCGGCCCGACGGGGCCGATCAAGGGTCGCCGGATCTGACAGGATGACGGCGTATCGGGCGTGTGAACAGCAGTGAGGAGATCGCGGTGTCTGGCATCTCGGCGGGTCGGTCAGCCATGCGGATGGGACCCGCGGAGCTGGTGCAGGCGGCGGCCATGGCCCGCCGGTTCTACCTGGAGGGCAAGTCCAAGATCCAGATCGCCGAGGAGTTCGGCGTCAGCCGCTTCAAGGTGGCCCGGGTCCTGGAGACGGCCCTGGAGCGTGATCTCGTACGGATCGAGATCCGGGTGCCGGCCGAGCTGGACGCCGAACGCTCCGACGCGCTCCGGGCCCGCTACGGGCTGCGCCACGCGGTCGTCGTCGAGTCCCCGGCCGAGGAGCAGGACGACGCTCCCGACCCGGAGAACCTGGGCGAGGTCGCGGCCGACCTCCTCGGTGAGCTGGTGGCCGAGGGCGATGTGCTCGGCCTGGCCTGGGGCCGCTCCACCATCCACATGGCGGCGGCGCTCGACCGCCTGCCGCCCTGCACCGTCGTCCAGCTGACCGGGGTGTACGACGCGGGCACCGCCGAGCGCGGCTCGGTCGAGGCGGTCCGCCGGGCCGCCCAGGTCTCCGGCGGCGAGGCCCACCCCATCTACGCCCCGATGCTGCTGCCCGACCCGGCGACGGCTGCCGCGCTGCGCGAGCAGACGGGCATCGCCCGCGCCTTCGAGTACTTCGACAAGGTGACGGTCGCCGCCGTCTCCATCGGCTCCTGGGAGCCGGGCATCTCCACGGTCCACGACATGCTCTCCGACGAGGAGCGCGCCCACTACGCCTCGCTCGGCGTCGCCGCCGAGATGTCCGCGCACCTCTTCGACGCCGACGGCCGCCGGGTCGGGCGCGACCTGGGCGAGCGGTGCATCACGGTGGAGGCGGACCGGCTGCGCCGCATCCCCGAGGTGGTGGCCATCGCGGGCGGTCTGCGCAAGGCCGCCGCGATCGGGGCCGTACTCCGGTCGGGTCTGGTCACCAGCCTGGTGACGGACACCGCCGCCGCCGACTATCTGCTCACCGAGTCGGCCGCCGGGGTGCGCCCGGCGCTGGAGCGGGCGGACCCGGACGGGGAGTGACCTCGGGCGCGTAGCGGAGGAGGCCGGACACCCTTGGGGGTGTCCGGCCTCCTCCCATAGCGCGTAACGCCTCGGCGCCTCACCCCTGGCGCGGCGCCTCCGCGGCGCACGCCTGGCGCGGGACCTCCGCCGCGCCCGGGGCGGCCTCCGCGTGGTCGGGCGCTATGCCCAGCACGGTCTCCTCCAGATACTGCTCGGGCTCCTCGTACTGGCCCACGTCGGCCGGGTTGTAGCGCGGGGTCAGCCGCGACCAGTCCAGGTTCCCCCGCATCCAGCTGCGCATCCCCTCCAGATACGGCACCAGCAGCCCGATCAGCTCCGGATACAGCTCCAGCAGCTCGTCCTCGGCGGTCAGGAACCGCTCCGTCTCCAGCGCCAGCCGCTCCGCGACATGGTCCAGCGCCTGCTGCTCGCCGAGGCCCCGGTGGTGGCGGACCAGGTGGACGAGATTGTGGATCTCGCCGAGCACCTGCTCCTTCTCGAAGGAGTAGACGTCGTTGGCCCAGCACACATGGTTGCAGGCGGCTTCCAGGGCGGTGATGAACCGGGGGTCGTTGTGGAGCGACTCCGGTGCCTCGATCCGGGCGACGATCTCTATGAGGTCCATGCAGACGTGGATGGCCCCGGTGTGCCGCCGCTTGGCGATGTACGTCTCCTCGGACGGCACCACGCCCTCGGCACGGTTGCCCGCCTCCCAGGTGGTGGCCGTCGTGAGGTAGGTGACCAGATGCCAGGCGAACCGGGTCCGCCAGTGGGGGGCCGCGTTCGGTGTCGTACGTGCCCACAGGTCCATCAGGGCGATCACGGCGGCGGGCAGCTCCTCGCCCGGCAGGGGCGCCGGGGCGGTGCCGTCCACCACGGCCCGCATCCGGTCCACCACGGCGCGCACCAGCTCGGGGGAGCGGCCGAGGTGGCCGTCGTCGAGCTGGTCGTCGACGAGGAAGAGCCAGACGAACCAATCGGCCACCAGATCGAGGTGCTCCGGATCGGCCGTCGGGTAGACCATGCCGACGAACGCGCCGAAATCGGCTTGTTCGAAGCGGTTCATCGCGGACTCGCGGTGCACCAGACCCGTCTGTCTGACCCAGGTGGCCAGATGGCCACGGACGTGCCCGACGTGCGGATTCGTCCGCTGGGGGAACGGGCAGTAGATGTCCGGCAGTTCGCTGTCCACAGGCGGATCTGGATCCTCTCCGGTCAAACGGTGTGCCGGGGCCGCCGATGTGCCGGAGCGGCACCTCGGACACCCCGAGACCTGCGGCTTTGAAGCTACCTGACCCGTTGTCACCGGGTCCAGGGATGGTGATCACGAATGATTCGAATCCCGTTCGGGTAGAGTCCGTGGGTAAGGCAGGTTCCACTTGCCCGGGACCCCCGGCCACCTCTCAGGAGGCCTCCAGGATCGCTTTGGAGGAACAGACGAACGCGGGGGTCTTTTGCTGTGTCTTCGTGGAAACGACCTGCGCCGTTTCGTATGAAAAAATGAGATTTATGCGCTTTCTTGAGCCGGGCACCGGTCGCTACACAGACTCCTCCGTGGTTCCGTACGACCTCACGTACG is a genomic window containing:
- a CDS encoding terpene synthase family protein — its product is MDSELPDIYCPFPQRTNPHVGHVRGHLATWVRQTGLVHRESAMNRFEQADFGAFVGMVYPTADPEHLDLVADWFVWLFLVDDQLDDGHLGRSPELVRAVVDRMRAVVDGTAPAPLPGEELPAAVIALMDLWARTTPNAAPHWRTRFAWHLVTYLTTATTWEAGNRAEGVVPSEETYIAKRRHTGAIHVCMDLIEIVARIEAPESLHNDPRFITALEAACNHVCWANDVYSFEKEQVLGEIHNLVHLVRHHRGLGEQQALDHVAERLALETERFLTAEDELLELYPELIGLLVPYLEGMRSWMRGNLDWSRLTPRYNPADVGQYEEPEQYLEETVLGIAPDHAEAAPGAAEVPRQACAAEAPRQG
- the rpe gene encoding ribulose-phosphate 3-epimerase, whose product is MAQINPSILSADFARLAEEAKAVEGADWLHVDVMDNHFVPNLTLGVPIVEALGKATDTPLDCHLMIEDPDRWAPQYVEAGAGSVTFHAEAAAAPVRLAREIRAKGARASMALKPATPIEPYEDLLPELDMLLIMTVEPGFGGQAFLDIMLPKIRRTRELISKHGLELWLQVDGGVSATTIERCAEAGADVFVAGSAVYGADDPAGAVRGLRAQAEAATAAAPWACGH
- a CDS encoding sugar-binding transcriptional regulator, producing the protein MRMGPAELVQAAAMARRFYLEGKSKIQIAEEFGVSRFKVARVLETALERDLVRIEIRVPAELDAERSDALRARYGLRHAVVVESPAEEQDDAPDPENLGEVAADLLGELVAEGDVLGLAWGRSTIHMAAALDRLPPCTVVQLTGVYDAGTAERGSVEAVRRAAQVSGGEAHPIYAPMLLPDPATAAALREQTGIARAFEYFDKVTVAAVSIGSWEPGISTVHDMLSDEERAHYASLGVAAEMSAHLFDADGRRVGRDLGERCITVEADRLRRIPEVVAIAGGLRKAAAIGAVLRSGLVTSLVTDTAAADYLLTESAAGVRPALERADPDGE